The Oncorhynchus nerka isolate Pitt River linkage group LG12, Oner_Uvic_2.0, whole genome shotgun sequence genome contains the following window.
CatctacgccatcttggatttatCACAATGTGTGCAGCCATTAGTCAGAACGGTGACCTTCATCATGCCACTCTACATCCTTACAATTCTGCCCACATTATCACCTTCCTTGACACCCTGCATAATATCCTCATTCCCAATGACCAGAGGAATGGGCCAGAGCAGTCCAAACGCAAGTTTTGATGCTCAACCTGACAACATATTCTCCATTTCTAAACCCAATGGAAGAGTTATTTTCGGCATGGCGTTGGAAGGTACACGATCGCCAACCCCACTAACGCATACCCCTTCTCCAGgcgatggaggaggcctgtgTTGACATAGACGAGTGTGTATGCCAGGGCAGGATACACCACTCCAGACTTCCCCCCCTGTTGAGCCAAAGAGAACATCGCTTGTGATGTTGATGAGGTGCTGTGGCCAGAcccaaataggagacaggatgcacccTAGTTTTAATCTTTACAGTAACAAGCTTATTTGTTTATTTTCCACTGTAtttgttctgtctgttactgttcaTCCTGAAATCTGGATGAAAATACAATGTTTTGAGaaagaaatacattttattttcacTCCCTTGCATTTCTGTTtatagtgtaaatatatattgaatatgcatacatactgtatatatttgtgcACACACATGtacgtgtgagtgctatgacaaactGCCGTAGACTGCACTGCACACTGAACATGCAAAAGACACAAGATTAGTAGTCTTTTACATTTGTCACATCCGTGTGTAGTTGACGTGTATAAGAGCTAATCATGTGATGGTTTGTATGTAGAGTTTTGATGCAAAAACACCATTTTGAAAAGAGTTCAAATAGTTTGGAATTAACTGTTTGGTTTTGCAAGAGATGTGTGATGTtttgcatgttgtgtgtgtgttttggggttttgtgtgtagaatCTAGAGAAAATGAGCCCTAGTTTCAGAAATCATGTGTAAGCAATTGTCAAAAACTGTAAATAGAATAATACTTGTTCGTGCAGAAACAGGAAGAAACAGAAACTGCGGCGAACGTACAGTGAGggacttttattttttatttgcgcCAACAAAAAAAAGGAAATTAATTTTGTAAAAATAACGACTTGCTTATTTGGAAAAGTAATTAACTGATAACCTAAATTAAAAAACGAACCCGTTAAGTTTCTCGTTATCACAAAAAAAGTAATCTGAGTACTCCCAACATTGGTCACATCCTGTTCACGAATACCCTATATTATTTTGAGTGGGATAACTGAAATACGTAGCGACAGAGAGGAGTGGGTAGGAGACTGGCTGATATGATGCGAGTGGCAAAAAGGTGAGGCGCGTCATCTCGCTCGCCTCGGGGAAGCAGATTTGATATGTCAGCTCGGGCAGTGTAAACTTGAGGTGTGTTATAGAACTGTAACTTAGACTGACTGAGTGGTGATGGAAGACTACATAGAAGAGAACACAGGTGCAATGCCATGCGGCAATGGTTCCTTCACTGTAGATCAAGTGCAGACACTCACTGCTGAACAGTTATTGAAGCGTTTCTCTGTGAATATGTTAAAGCAATTTGTGTCACTCAATCACAAGGAAAGGGACTAATTCAGCAGGAAAAGCAGCAATGCAAGCATAAAATCATTAAAGGAAAACTGAAATAACAGCATTATGCTTTACATAATTTTATTTACCTCAAAAAACAACTAATACCAATAATCAAATGTCATCAGGCAAATACAATTTCACTCATACACATCAATGTATGTACAGCTCTTATACTGTATTTAGTAACTCTGGCAAGTGTGGTTGACTTATTTTAAGTGCAGTTTGAAGATGGGCAGAATACCTTGGGCATGGGCCAACCAGTTAATCAGAGAAACGTGTGTTTTCGCCACAAAGACGTTGCTAACTTGCCCTAAGCGGAAAACCAAAAGACCTCCTTCCTTCACTCTGACCCtattctgaccctaacccaccaaAAAGGACTTGTGGGTAGCAAACCAGGAAACGTCTCGGGACACACAGCAGCAGCCAGAGTTTCAAAGGTCATCGGACTCCGGGATAAGCATGGGAACCAGCGGCACTGTGGGAAGGATGAGTGGGGCGCTGGTCCCCGCCCAGCCACAGGCCACCCTGTTGAATGTGGGCCTCTGCACTGCGGGCTCCGCCTGGAGCTCGGGGTACAGCTCCGACATGGGGTTGTGTTCCACCTCGGGGGCCTTGGACATTGGGGCCGGTCTAGTGGACTTGCCTCCGAAGCCTCTGAACGGAGTAGCCACCCTGGAGATAGATAGAGGATTGACAATGTTAATGTTAACCTTGCACCACTAACAATGCAGAGGGAAGTGACAGATTGGCTCATCCCATCAAAGGTATGAGCCACTGTCTGGAGGACATGTTCTGTTGAAATGATAATGCATGGTGTGTCTGTTGACTATGTTGTGACCCAGATAAAGGAAAGCATGTCAGTGGACTCCCTTCATCTACTACAAATGGTAAAATCAAGTTGACATTTTAGTACACTTCGACATAGAGTATGTTATGCTCATTACAAAATCACATGTTGACATATGTTTTCCGAAGTCAGGAGTGTTACACGATGCGCAAGTACTATTTCAACCAAGGTGTGGTCCGGGTCCATCATCGGCTATACCTGTTGAAGCTCTTGTACCCTGGTCCTTCTGGCTTGGCCTCAGGCTCTTGCAGGCAGGTGACGAGGCTATCGGCCAGGGAGGGGTCGTGGTGGTAGATGGCCTGGTCCCAGGGGGAGTGGTAGGACTTCGGGAGGCATGTTCTGTTGAACTTCTCTGGTTCCATTTCTTTCAGAGGGCCACCATAACctgggtgaaagagagggagagagaatctgGTGAAAGGGCCCTGGGATTCCACATAACCTTTCTTTGGTACAGCTTGTGGTTCAAGAAGTAGAGTGAGTGAAAAagaggggttgagggagagaatgacggagagagagaattagtgaGAAACTGCTTAACAGCAaaataatataatagactatTAGAAATGATTCACAATGACCTTTGAGGCATCCATCAGGCCAGATATATTATACTACCAACCTGATTTTTCTTAACACAAAGCTCAATATAAACCCCATGAAGCACTGCACGGGTCCTCCCTGTGTTGCATCCAGAGGAAAATATGGTCAAGTTCCACAGTGAACCAACATGAAGGACTTCTTACTGTGTGGTGTAAGGGTGACAGGGAAGGCCTATCCAAAGAACTATCCTTCAAAACGGGTGTTCTTCGCCAGGGGCAGCTTGCAAGCAGGTGTTACATAACGTGGGGTGTTGCGCTGTCATGTCCAACCCTCTTATAACGAACAATCCCTCTTCCTGAATTGATGGTTGCTCGAGAAGGAAATGGGAAAGACCAAACATTGGCCCCTCTGGGGAGTTCTGCTGTTTTTCACAAAACGCACACCACAAGAGATTTACACCGGCCACATACAGTGCTCACGTGCATGGTTGCGCATTTAGTTGCTCCAATGTGTTGTGGGAAATGTACTGTGACTGCTGCACTTCAGGAAACACTAGGGGTTGGGGGAGATAAGAGGAGGATTTGTGTATAAGTGACATGGTTGCCCCAAAGCTTGGTTAGTAACAGAATTACGCTTTGACTCaggtaaaacaaataaaaaatgacaTTAAAATATATGCCAAACAGAAACCATTGATTTAATAGTTTAAAAAACCATACAACtccatgcacaaggactacttttaaaaATGTCCACTGAAAAATGTACAAAAACGAATGTAGtggaagaactgtacagatgcaAACCAAAAAAAAACTCTTAAATATCTGCTCCGAATGAATATATAACAAATATCTACAAAAAGATTGGGGTGTCTGTTATGACATGGCACCTTGACTTTGAAACACATTTTGTTTATTGAACTACAGTTAAGTTGATTTACACCCAGTAACGGAAttacatcatgggtccctgatctgtactgcacagaaatgcataattatggatataAATATCATTCTCCTCATGTTTCACAATTTTTAACATCACAGCGCAACACAGCAAAACACAGTGAAGTACCGTGTAGTACAATACAGCAGAACATAGTAGAGTTCAGTACTGTATTGAGCTCCACTCACTGTACTGTGCTATCCAAACTCTATGATAGGTTCAAATTTGGTCCGGTACGTCTTTGTGACTGTTATGATTTTTTACATTATTGGTCAATTGCACACAAGGTCCAACCAAAATTTTCCATGCTGTATCCACTGACTTTTCCTCCGACTCCCTATCAAGGTGGTGGCGTAGTCGTAAGTTCCCGAAATAGCAACACGTACTGTCTCCATGTGCTCATCGGCTAAACTGGTGTCCATATTATGTTGACGGTGCTGGATCGGGAGTGCGAGCAATATCTGAGAGCCAGTCTCTTCCTGATGGTATCAGGGGACAGCGAGCATTGGACACAGGAAATACTCTATACATTTCCTGTGGGGAATCTGGACTGTTATCAAACTATGCCCATGGTCGCCagtaaaaagagagggagggtaaggggggaaagagagagggagaatgagggatAGATACAGAAACTTAGGGGGGATCCATTGAAAGAGaataagagggagagggagaacaaggaggaggagaagaagaaagatgGCTCATGCCCTTGAGCCAGAAGATTACATAGAAGGATAAAATGCTTTCCCCTATGAAGCCTTAGCAAAGCATTACATTGTTTGTTATATCCAGCTAGACcatacatattttttatttattttacctttataggcaagtcagttaagaacaaattcttattttcaatgacagcctaggaacagtgggttaactgcctgttcaggggcagaacgacagatttgtaccttgtcagctcgggggtttgaacttgcaaccttccggtttctagtccaacgctctaaccactaggctaccctgcctccccataCAGCACCATGTGTGAATAATGGAGAAAGCGCTCCTAGTAAACAAAGTCCTACCTAGCCTATCAGAGGGCAAGGTTGAGCTATGACTATATAACTTAATACAAGTAAAATCCTGTCTAGGCAGTAAGGGGCTAGGGTTAGTTTCTTGACTGGATATAAGTCTCATTCTAAATTAGGCTTGctatcaggccaggccaggctgcgCTACTTTTAATTTGGACCAAGGCTTTTTATTCTGTGTGCGATTCAGGTGATACAACATACATTTTCAAATGATCAAGGCTGACTCCAACGTCACTGGCTCACCCGGAGATAGCTCACGCTTATATATCATGCTAATGACTCCACTGACCTCCAGGCTACTGAGTCATAAGGGTCATGGGGTCATGAGTTTAGAGCAGAGGTTATTTCACAGTTGCAGCACCAACCTGGTGCgatgttgtctgggttaggggctgTGCTCAGGTCAGGCATGTTCTGGGGCGTTTTAGACAACTGCTCCACTCTTAAGCTGTTTTCTTTGGTTTCTTGACTCTCCGTTTGAAGAGTTACACGATtctaaggggagagggagggaaggagaaatacAGTTTAGAGCAGGGgtcaaagagatggagagaaagagtgagggagagcgagagggacagaaagaggagagggtggggggaatTGAAAGGTCAGTGAGTGTCTTATGCAGAGCCAGTAATATAAAGAGCATTGTTTTCTCATGCTTGAATATCCTGTGCTGTGGTCCACAGTGTGTAACTTTCATCTTCCCAGTGATATTTGGAATGATTTATGCCAGGACTTCCTCAGGGAATGTCGACACTTGAAATAGCAGTTCCCCTTTGCCCCCAAAGGTAAACAAACTGGGGggagatattttttttttaagaatttCATCATATTCAAATATATTGTAAATATATTCCAAACAACCTGTCAAACTATGACGCCCTCTGGTGGCATTTTCTAAGCGACTTCATTAGATACATTTACAAACgatttaaaaaatctaaatgtcCTACGAACACATGCTTAGTACTGATAGAAACGTAATAACCGTGGCATTCTATTACAGGTGTACAGCAACAATGTGACTATTACAGAGCCAGAGAAACAGCAGGCAAAGAAAagctaaataaaataaatatttttgggGTGGGGTTTTGGTTCCAAATTGTCCCCATGTTGGGGAATAAGAGAATTTAAAGTCTAGATTTTAAGTAAAATATGTCACCAATTACCGTTCAGAAAAACATTGTCATATCTTTTACCTGATGGTGGCACTCTACACATTTGCAAATTCCCATaggaacacagccattttttttaaacagttgaAACCAGATGCATCTGGTTTGATCTGGTTTGGGTAATACCTCACCTCAAGCCTGACATCGGGTGATGTTTCCCAGTCATTGTTGTCATAGGAAACGATGGATCAACGGATGCATTTGAGGTAACGTCATATTAAACGTGGATCAAAAAAGAAACGCATTGCATTACGATGACTACCAGGGTGTACCCTTTCCACACATACAACATTTTTGCACTTTTGGTGACTTGACCTAAATTGCATACTCTATGAATATGACCATAGCTCATGGGGGACATTCTTATGACATCACCAGCAGTAAGATTTAAGCTCAATTTTCAAAAAGACAAGTGCTTTAGCTTTCAAATGATATGTCACTTTCTTAAGCTCCGGAGGCCCGGTACCGGGCCCAAAACAACACTCAGAGTTTAACAGgtatgactgtgtgtgtacaTTCCAAAGGCTCAAGCAACTACCAGAGGAAGTGTACTGCATGACATTACTGTTGTGTATGGTACGTCGTACTGTACGTTATGGTTTACAACAGTGTGCTGCTTTACGTATGAATGGGTTATCAGAATGAGTGGCACATGTTATAAAACATCAGAGTGATGTACAATGTGAAACCGTGCAGATGTGCGTTCTTCTCCAGCTGAGctagatacaacaatatctaaatgCAAAGTAACAGATTATTAGACCCTTGGCATTTGGACTTTCTGTTTTAAAAGCTATATGGGAAATGTCCCTATGTGGCCTAAGTAGTCTAGTAGCTTACTAGGGCCTGTGTAGCCTATATTGCTGCGAAGACGATGACTTCGTACACTGCCCATCCAAACACAAAGCATGTAAAACAGGACTTTGACGTATGCCCGTTGGAAGAATATCATACCTATTATGCAAGTCCAAGGccttgtccagaaacaacccctatgTCCTGCCCCCTATCCTCTATGACCTCATTATAAACCTTCATGTAGCAATATACGATAGCAAATCCACCTAGACTATCAAAGGGCAGAGCTACTATagatctactgtactctatacaaGTGCCTAGGAGGTAGGGTCAAGGGGTTGTTTCTGGAACGGGTTCAAGTCTTGAGCAGCAGTAGGGCTGCAGTCTGCAATGCATTTCAAGTGCCTGTGCATTTCATTAGGAAATTAGGTATTGTGTTCCTCAATTTCCTTTCTTTAGGACCATAGGCTGCTTTAGGATTGGGGAGAATAAATCACTAGATGTACTAGCCGTGCAGAACAGTCTCCTACAGTTCAACAGCCGATAAGTTACTGATAATGTAGAAAATGCTTATTGACAATGGTCTGATTGAACCGTTTAATGGAAACTCTGATGAGCCTTATTTGCGTCTCTCATCACAATCACATAAAGTACCAAAACAAATGGCAACTGTCATCACCCTCATCGCTCAGTTTCCCTTAAAAGTTCTTGTTGAAACAGCAACTTTGTTCCAGTGTTTTGATTGCCCTTGTAGTAGACTATTGTAGTTAGTGTTCACCTTCAAGGGTGCACATGCAAGTGGTTTGTGTTGCTTACATTGATCTGTGTGTTGGTGACATTCTGGATGTTCTCGAAAGTGTATTTCTCGGAGCGCCTCTTGCGCTTTTCAAAGAGGAGGGAGCCCCTGTTGGAGGCCAGAGACAGCTCCTCCAGCATCACATCCTTAGGGACACTCATCTTCTTCCCCAGGTCCATCTCTGCATCTGGAAGAGACACAGCAGCtctgagaaagtgtgtgtgtgaatgtgtgtgtgtgtgtggggggttctggtgtgtgtgtgtattgtgtcatACTGTACCTCCACATGTATATGCACTTATTATGTGTAGTTGTCGGTTTATCTGCGTTTGGCTGAGCTAGTGTCCCATACGCCATTACTTTTAAATGACCCTATTATGCATATTCTGTCAAAGCAGTTTCTCATTATACAGACAATATGCACATTTTGCTAATTACATTCTACTGATTACCTTTCAATGTAAAACACATTTTACACATTCCCAATACCCACCTCACTGACTtagtatacactgagtatacacaacattacattgagcaagctatgatcccttattgatgacccttgttaaatccacttccatcagtgtagatgaaggggaggagactggttaaagaaggatgtttaagtattgagacaattgagacatgggctgtgtatgtgtgccattcagagggtgaatgggcaagacaaaagattcaaGTGCTTTTGAACGGGATATGGTAGTACAGTAGgtaccaggcacaccggtttgtgtcaagaactgcaacgctgctgggtttttcacactcaacagtgtcctgtgtgtatcaactatggtccaccacccaaaagacatccagccaacttgacacaactgtgggaagtattgagtcaacatgggccagcatcccagtgGAAGACTTTCAAACACCTTATAGAGTCTATAACCTGACAAAtcgaggtgttcctaatgtttgataTACTTTGATATAGTGTATACTGTCAATATGAGTAATGATGAATCATTTTCTCGTGTCAGCCAGCCTCTCATGTTGGCCCCCTTGTTTGCGATTAATACCTAATGCATGCTGATCATGGAGGTGTCATAGGCCTATCAAATCAGCCAAAAGCAATCTAGCCTGCCAGAATATGCTTCAGCTGTCAGTGACCCTCAGgccccccccatccctccctccctaccgcgACAAGCCATGCAGTTGTCCACGCCCAGAAATAGCTTGTTcaaaggacaacgacaaagagaTTAGTTACTTTGAGCAAATAAAATTCTTATTTATATACAGGGCCTTAGATGGTGGCGAACTAGATGATACACCGCTACAAAGTGAGAgtgttaagtgtgtgtgtcagaggaggctggtggtggGAGCTCTGGAATTAATGGAATGGcatatgtggtttccatatgtttgataccgttctattcattctattccagccattacaatgagcctgtcctcctatagcgccTCCCAGCAGCctcctttggtgtgtgtgtgtgtacgtacgtaCGCGTTTGTGTTTGTTCACAGGCACTCACGTGAGTGTATTTATGTCTGTGCAGTATGTACACTATGACTGCAGTTACATTTattcagagagtgagaggggtacCTTCAGGACCCTGTATCTCCCTACAGATGGCTGCTGCTTGTAGCTTCCTCTCATTGGTTGTCATGGTAGAGAACTGTGACATTGCTGCCGCTGGGGAAACACAATATCACAAGGGACAGCATGTTACGGCACACCTCGTTCAATGACAGCTAGCTTAACATCACCCCAAAGGAGGCAACACTGTGCAGCATGCTATTGATCTGCTAACATTACACTCCCCCTGCCACGCACAAACACGCGCTGGGGCCGGTTGCATTTATTGGAGGCGCTAAAAGGGCAAAGTTAGCACATCCCTTTAAATAACCTTGGCATCCTTTAAATAACCTTGGCATCCCTTTAAATAACCTTGGGCCGTTAAAAGCTGAGCACATACTCATCAGACATGGCAGGAGCGAACCACGGTAGAACAAGAATCGATATGCTTGGAATTACCCAGGTTGGTCGAAAATGGACAGGGATACAGGACAGGACACAACAAACAGATGTGACAGTTGAGAAGATGGGGCGAGCAACAGTCCACGGCAAAATACACATTTTGCCCAAGTCAAGCTATAGCCTACTGCAATTTCCCAATTCTGGTCCTCGAGTACCCCAAACAGTACATATTTTTGTTGTGGCCCCAGACAAGCAAACCTGAATCTACTTGTCAGCTAATCAGTCATTTTATGTCCGGGGCTACAACagaaatgtgtgctgttgggggtactcgaggaccagagttgggaaacactgtatgCACCATCTTGTTTTTATTCAAATctgaatgaatatatatata
Protein-coding sequences here:
- the LOC115138082 gene encoding myozenin-2-like — translated: MSQFSTMTTNERKLQAAAICREIQGPEDAEMDLGKKMSVPKDVMLEELSLASNRGSLLFEKRKRRSEKYTFENIQNVTNTQINNRVTLQTESQETKENSLRVEQLSKTPQNMPDLSTAPNPDNIAPGYGGPLKEMEPEKFNRTCLPKSYHSPWDQAIYHHDPSLADSLVTCLQEPEAKPEGPGYKSFNRVATPFRGFGGKSTRPAPMSKAPEVEHNPMSELYPELQAEPAVQRPTFNRVACGWAGTSAPLILPTVPLVPMLIPESDDL